The sequence below is a genomic window from Coffea arabica cultivar ET-39 chromosome 4c, Coffea Arabica ET-39 HiFi, whole genome shotgun sequence.
AAATGACTATTTTATTCTTCTTTTATAAATGACAATTCATTTATGTTGTAAATGACTATTTTATTCTCAgtttaacaaataaaataataactatttgttattatttttctcGACTCAACTAGGCTCGAACTCTAGATCAATATTGAACTTGAGTTTTATAATGAAAACTCGTGGAGCTCGGGATCGTGTTGGAAGTCGAGAAAATTGAGACGATTCAACTTGTTTTGCAATCCTATAAATGATAACCTTTTCATTAAATCTATATGTTTTTTGTAaatttaatattaatatatgtaataaaaaatgaatgaaaaaaattaagtttTGGACTAATCTATGTTAATCATATACCATGGTTTTGGACCGATGTGGTCATACAACTAACAAAACTAAACTTTTTATGCATTTACCCAtgttaaagaaataaataatattATGTTTTCTCTGAAACCCGCTCGTTGGAATACTTTGGCCATGACAATTAAACTTTACTTTTTTGGACTAATTTACCCCTATTATTGATAGAATTAATAGTAGATCTGCCAAAAAGCAACTTTGGTCTATAAGTAAGTAAATACATCTCATCCTATTCCTGACAAAACACAAGGAATTTGGGTTTTTTGTTGTTAAACTAAGCATCTAATGTAAAACTAACCAAACGTTTGACAACAAGATTACTCATCCGAAGATAAGTAACCACCTCTCATTTCATAAATAGTTCGTTTGGTCCATTAGATCATATGATAATTTAGGGTTATTTACTTCTATTACTATAATGACATTTTATTCTAACAACTACATTGACTCTACTATTTCCCTATAATATAATCtaatttgtaaactaatttgaCCATGACTATAAATGACTATCAAGTTAAAGTTGATGTTATTTTCTAAAACTTCCTAGGTAACATAAAACATGGAAACTCGAAGTTATTAATGAATATATTTTAACAAATTGATGTTATAAATGactattttattcttattttataaATGCCTATTAATTTACCAATGACTTGTTATAAATgactattttattattattttaataaataaaataataatcacttattattattttttctcgAACTCAATTAAGCTCGAACTTGAAATTGATATTAAATTAGAGTTTTACAATGAAAGCTCGCGGAGAACTCAGGATCGTGTTGGAAGTTAGAGAAAATTGAGTTAATTCATCTCGTTATTCATTCTTGATAATGCCCACACGGAGTAAAACTAATATTTTTCATCTGGTGAAGTCTCTCTAATAATGTGTCAAGAAGAATCCCTCAATTCCATCTTAGACGCTTTTGATGCCCCTACGGTGCATCATATTATATTGAACAACTAGTACTCTTCTTTACTTTTCACCCGGCGGCCTATTGTTGAGTTTTTTGCTGTATTAATTGACAAGGTTTAATCTGACTTCTTCttctatattttattaatttccaCACCACTTGTACAATTTTGATAATAGACTATAGAGGTGTCCACCATACCAAAGACCTAGAATTTAccttattactttttttttccacaaacGTTAACcgttatatatatatgataaacCCTTGATAATACAAGAATTAATTACAAAAAGGGGCTACTACCCTCATTTGCTTCCTCACTAAATCCATCAGCCAAACTGGGAAGTCTTGTTCCCATTGAATATCATCCACTAGCTGTACAGCAAACTTAGCTAGAGCATGGCTGATTTCATTCTCTGTTCTAGGTATAAACACAAAACTACACCTTTCAAAATGTGTTGTCAAATCCTTCACATCTTCCAGAATAGTTGCAATGTTAACATCATACTCATTGCCTCTATGTATCTGGTCTAAAACTGATTTGCTATCGGAATGGATTTTAATTTTAGTCCATCCTACCTGCTTAGCCATCAGCATTGCATTTCTAATTGCCAAAGCTTCTTCTTTCATTGGTTCCCCCTTATATTGATTGACTATTGCCTTTGCTTTCATAATCATTCCGTTCCACTTTCTTGCAACAATTCCTTGTCCCGTCCTTATCATCCTTGCTGATATCGCAGCATCCGTGAACAGGCAAACGTCATCGTCCCTTGCTGTTTGTCTTCGTGGATCCAAAACCGTGGATCCATAAAGGTGTCTTGGTTGTGGAAAATTGATTGATTGTTGCCTGTTCATACCAAGGACCAAGACTTTACTGTAGCATCCAAAACCATGGGCACTTACTACCAGCCAATAAATTTCTGCCGACACACAAACACAGCAATCAAGGCCGTGATTTTGAGAAGAATGCAACCCAAAACCCGAAGCATGCCAAAACGGAAAATCGGTATCAATTCCGTCCAATTTGGACGTAATGGATCACAGCCAATAATTTCGTGGACCACACAAGTTGAAGGAGGGcggttttgtttttcttttctgcttttgggAGTCTTCTTCCGGTCCAATTTTGCAATTGTTCTCTTTGGAAGCtttttttgcacttaaaaatTCAGGTAGTAAGGTGTTAttgaattaaaaatttagacaactttaaattttaaaaactaattATACACACAAAAACAGCAAAATATCCACCGTTTGATGTTCACTTAGGCCGTCCGCTTTCTGTGCATCTAAAACGTTCAAATATCCACCTCAACCGCACCTTGAATCCATCACGAATTTACGATTCCACTTAAATGTTTcttcaaacaaacaaaaaaaaactcttcttttcaaatcatttgtaactttagttttgaaaaaaaaaaaggaaaatacttGTAACTGTGAATTAGTACATGAGAAATTTAACTATTAAACACTAGTTAGTTCATTCTTCATCCTTCGTATGCTTTATTTGATTtcctttatttaattcttcttcgTATTTAATTATTCTTCATCCATTCCACCATCCCAAAACATCCCACCAgcagcaccttttttttttttttttttttattaatataattaacttTTTGGAGGGATCCCAGACGTCCTCCCTACTATGTGAATCGAACTACTATGTGAAACGAGCCTCTCTTCTGAGATCAGTTTAAAACAACAGAGATTAGAAGTTTTGCAGCTGCACATATGACATAACAGGCAATATCTTCTCCTCCTTTACTAGTTGTTGAAAGCAAAGCTCACTTTACCAGGATGGCTGACCCTGTTATCTCTCTTGTTATTGAGAGAACTAGCGATCTGCtgattcaaaaaattattttcctgaAAGGCGTTCGACCACAAGTTGAGAGGCTGCAAAATGATCTGGTCCGGATGCGGTGTTTCCTGAAAGATGCTGATCAGAGGCAAGTTGAAGATGCGAGGATCCGCAACTGGGTTTCTGAAATCAGAGCTGCTGCCTACGATGCGGAGGATATCATTGAGATCTTTGCCAGCAAAGTTGAGTTCTTCACAAAGGACAAGGGACTCGTCACCAAATTGACGTATTATCCCTTGAAAATTGTGAACCTCTACAAGATAGGTAAAGAGATTGAGTCCTTACAGATGAGGGTCAATGACATAGATGATAGCCGTGAAAAATACGGTataaaaaatcttggagtggGAACGAGTACACATGGAGAAGAGCTTCAACGGCTCCGACGGTCCTCTCCAATTAGTGAGGACAAGGATATTGTGGGcttcgagaagataacaaaATCCCTGGTGGCAGAACTTTTGAAAGAGGACAGAAACCGCCGTGTGGTTTCAATCATTGGCATGGGAGGTGCTGGTAAGACAACTCTAGCCAAAAAAGTTTATAACCATGCTGTCGTCAGGGAGAGATTCAACTGCCGTGCTTGGGTATGTGTCTCTTCAAGCTACGATCACAAAAAGATACTGAGATCAATCATAAAGCAATTAAATCCAAAGGATACAAAGGATGACATGCTATCTGAAATGTTGGAAAAGATGGAAGAGGAAGAGTTGGAAGAAAGGCTCTATCAAGATCTACAAGACAAATGTTATCTTGTGGTACTTGATGATGTGTGGAAGGAAGAAGCGTGGGATTGTCTATCCAGGAGGGCCTTTCCTGATGTTGGCACATCAAGTAGATTGCTGCTTACAAGTCGCGATCGGGATGTTGCCCAACACGCAGATGCTTATAGACACCCGTATGAGTTGAAAACTTTGGGGCTGGAAGACAGTTGGCAGTTGTTCCTCAGAAAGGCCTTAGGCCATGGGGATAATGCTGGGTGTCCTCCCGATTTGGAAGAAGTGGGCAGAGAGATTACCAGAAGATGTGGTGGTCTGCCGCTGGCCATCACGGTTGTAGGTGGCCTGCTGCTGGCAAAGAAAAAGTTGAAGAGTGAATGGGAGAAAATTCTCAACAATTTCAGCACATACCTATCAAGAAGCCAGAGTGGGGTATCAGCAATTCTGGAATTAAGTTATGCAGACCTTCCTCCCAATCTGAAATATTGCTTTTTGTATTTGGGTTTGTTCCCCGAAGACTCCGTGATTTCTGTGCGCAAGTTGATCCATATGTGGGTTGCAGAGGGAATAATGCAGAAAAGAGATGCAAAAAATTTGGAGGAAACTGCAGCATATGATGATGTGGAACAACTTTGTAGCAAAAATATGGTCCAGGTGGCGAAAATGACTGTTGATGAGAGGATTAAAAGCTGTAGAGTCCATGATTTATTGCGAGAGCTTGCAATCAGAAAGGCAGaggatgaaaatttttttcagaTCCATGACACCAGAGATGATAAAATATCAGCCAAATCCAGGTACCTTGCTATTCATATTCTCCCTGGagataaaaattattttgggtCTTCAACCCCTCCTCTCCGGTCTCTACTTTTTTTCAATGTCCACGATTACAGGAAAAACATTAGTCTTATCTTCAAAAGTTTCAGAAAGCTCAGGATACTAGACCTCGAGGATCTTAGGATGTACTCTAATTTGCCAAAAGAAATTGGTAAAGTTAGGCTTCTAAGGTACCTCAATTTAAGAGGCACACACATTAGAAGGCTCCCTCATTCCGTCGGTTGCTTGCGATACCTACAAACTCTTGACATACGGAACTTAGAGCAAGTGATAGTTTCTGATTTcatttggaagcttgaaagtttaCGGCATCTATATGCGTCTCGTATGGAATGTGATGAGCCTCTTAAGATTGAAGGATTGAGAAATCTCCAGACTCTGTCAGGCATATGGTTTGATGACATTATGCACAATAACATGATAACTTTGACAAGTCTTCAGAAACTGGAGATTATAGTGGATGATAGGTCAGAGATAGACAAACTGTGCGTGCATTTATCTGAGGTTGGAAGCCTAAAGACGTTACATCTTTATTGTTATTTAAGAGACGAGTCACTCGCGCGGCCACAATCTCTAGCTGGATTTTCTAAGCTCCATCATGTAACACAGCTCAAGCTATCCGGGCTGCATTTGAGAATGCTGCCTCCTGATTTCCCTCCAAATCTCTCTCGCTTGTCTTTGAAATACACAGAACTCGAGGATGACCCAATGCCAGTACTGGAGAAGTTGGGACAACTGTCGTTCCTCAAACTGGAAGATGCATGGGGGGAACCACACCGTATGGTCATTTCTAGGCATGGGTTTCACCAATTGAAATTCCTTGTGCTCAATGACCTATATGCTTTGTATGAAATGAAGGTGGACAAAGGTGCACTGCCACAGCTCCGCTGCCTGAGAATCAAGGACTGCCGCAGATTAAACAAGTTGCCGGAAGAGCTGAAGCACATATCTACTCTCGATAGGCTTGAGCTTGTGGACATGCCAGAATATTTCATCAGCAGGCTTGATGCGGACATGGTATCCAGTGTCCCTAACCTCAGAATATTTGACTTGCCGAAGGAAGGAAGGCGGTATTTGTAATTCATGCGTAAAAAGCAAGCTATGTCGTGTagtgattaataaaattatttcaagtttttatcaaaatatataaataaaatgaacGTTTCCGATTCAACATAACTTTTGTTTCCCCCAATTCAACATACTTTGCTTTGCCGCTATTTCACTCTTTATTTTCGTCATATAATTCAGACAAGCTTTTTaagtccatttttttttaaatttgaaatctcACTTCAATGCTTGCTATTTTTAATTATCCCACTATTAAATAAAGAATGACTCTTTCGTTATTAATGATATTTTGGATAACTAACAGTGCCTACACCTACACCATATTCATACAAgtagtattttaaaaaaaaaggttcatgTCTTGAATAGGCCTCAAATATCCTGatagtttggtatttggcaATGAAATCGACCATATAACCAAAGGCCGATATGAAGGTACTCAAACACAATTAATCAAACACCTTAAAAACAAGGGATTTTTGTAATGGTATCCACTGAAAGTATCTAtgtacacacatatacatatttcatccttaaatttaaatatctttttcaaattaatatTTCACTATTGCCAGAAAAGACTAACACGCGAGTAATTAGCCAAGCTCTAAAAACAATACAAAATACATTCATTTTAATATAGTCAAACtcctaaaataataaataaggtTTATTTTTTGTAGACGAGCGAATGATAAATACAATAACAAAAAATCAGGCGCAAGACCGTGCATGCCTAGGTGGTCATTTATTGCAGCTGCATCTTGGTTAGAGCTGTTAAATTTCACGAGTAGCTCGAAAGCTCGTTAGAGCTCGGCTCGATAAggctcgagcttgactcgttAGTTGCGGTAAATGAGCCTAGCTCGAGCTAGAAATGTGCTCGTTTAGTTAACGGGCCGAGtaagctcggctcgtttgataTCTGAGTAACTCGTTAGAACTCGTTAATAAAGggcatatttgtcattttagaagtcaaaagtataaaaattgaaaattatatatttttattgagattaatttgcacgagctcgaactcgagctcgtaCAACTTCAACTCGTTTGTGATAAACGCGTCAAACTCGAGCCACATGTACATTTGACAAGTCGAGTTCGAACATATTTTAAAACTCATTTGCCTAacgaactcgagtcgagctcagCTCGAAttaagctcgagtcgagctcgacagccaaatactcggctcaactcgactcgattaacagctctaaTCTTGGTGTAAACAAAACATGGCCAACAACCCTTACAagcaaaaaaaagaattatGAATTAATCATGAAGATACCATATAAACCACATTGTCTTTACAATTCCTATCTGACTTTGAAATTAAAACAGGTAACAACAACGTCCTTCTTTCTTGACGTAATGCACTCTATCTCTATGATCGCCCGAATAAATTTTTAATACAATTCTTTTGCATTCTTTAGATCTTCTGCGCAGATAAGGATGTATCCAAGAAGGATTACCTTTGGCATGATGGCTGATAGAGGTCTTTCTGTGTCT
It includes:
- the LOC113709083 gene encoding uncharacterized protein: MNRQQSINFPQPRHLYGSTVLDPRRQTARDDDVCLFTDAAISARMIRTGQGIVARKWNGMIMKAKAIVNQYKGEPMKEEALAIRNAMLMAKQVGWTKIKIHSDSKSVLDQIHRGNEYDVNIATILEDVKDLTTHFERCSFVFIPRTENEISHALAKFAVQLVDDIQWEQDFPVWLMDLVRKQMRVVAPFCN
- the LOC113708423 gene encoding putative disease resistance RPP13-like protein 3, whose amino-acid sequence is MADPVISLVIERTSDLLIQKIIFLKGVRPQVERLQNDLVRMRCFLKDADQRQVEDARIRNWVSEIRAAAYDAEDIIEIFASKVEFFTKDKGLVTKLTYYPLKIVNLYKIGKEIESLQMRVNDIDDSREKYGIKNLGVGTSTHGEELQRLRRSSPISEDKDIVGFEKITKSLVAELLKEDRNRRVVSIIGMGGAGKTTLAKKVYNHAVVRERFNCRAWVCVSSSYDHKKILRSIIKQLNPKDTKDDMLSEMLEKMEEEELEERLYQDLQDKCYLVVLDDVWKEEAWDCLSRRAFPDVGTSSRLLLTSRDRDVAQHADAYRHPYELKTLGLEDSWQLFLRKALGHGDNAGCPPDLEEVGREITRRCGGLPLAITVVGGLLLAKKKLKSEWEKILNNFSTYLSRSQSGVSAILELSYADLPPNLKYCFLYLGLFPEDSVISVRKLIHMWVAEGIMQKRDAKNLEETAAYDDVEQLCSKNMVQVAKMTVDERIKSCRVHDLLRELAIRKAEDENFFQIHDTRDDKISAKSRYLAIHILPGDKNYFGSSTPPLRSLLFFNVHDYRKNISLIFKSFRKLRILDLEDLRMYSNLPKEIGKVRLLRYLNLRGTHIRRLPHSVGCLRYLQTLDIRNLEQVIVSDFIWKLESLRHLYASRMECDEPLKIEGLRNLQTLSGIWFDDIMHNNMITLTSLQKLEIIVDDRSEIDKLCVHLSEVGSLKTLHLYCYLRDESLARPQSLAGFSKLHHVTQLKLSGLHLRMLPPDFPPNLSRLSLKYTELEDDPMPVLEKLGQLSFLKLEDAWGEPHRMVISRHGFHQLKFLVLNDLYALYEMKVDKGALPQLRCLRIKDCRRLNKLPEELKHISTLDRLELVDMPEYFISRLDADMVSSVPNLRIFDLPKEGRRYL